A region of Bacillus cabrialesii DNA encodes the following proteins:
- a CDS encoding DUF3267 domain-containing protein has translation MNCWKTINLMKDYGAVRIILTAVCFMILVFISTFLAFELLRPGTSLSDEYVPLFGGLLVVILFVHKVIHVLPIICKKRKIEKKFYILRMRTWKRIPKTTMLISLVSPFLLITPVLFYAAMAFPNHAHYFCMISGIHAGYCLPDFLLALKLVRAPKACFIDQEADGLDILVEK, from the coding sequence ATGAATTGCTGGAAGACCATAAATCTGATGAAGGATTATGGCGCCGTTCGCATAATATTAACTGCTGTATGTTTTATGATTTTGGTTTTTATATCTACTTTTTTAGCATTTGAGCTGCTGCGGCCTGGCACAAGCTTAAGCGATGAATATGTACCTTTATTCGGCGGTTTGCTCGTCGTTATTTTATTTGTACATAAAGTCATCCATGTCCTGCCAATCATCTGCAAAAAAAGAAAAATAGAAAAAAAGTTTTACATATTGCGCATGCGCACATGGAAACGAATACCAAAAACAACAATGCTGATTTCGCTCGTAAGCCCGTTTTTGCTGATTACGCCTGTACTGTTTTACGCCGCGATGGCATTTCCGAATCACGCTCATTATTTCTGCATGATTTCGGGCATTCATGCCGGCTACTGTCTGCCTGACTTCTTGCTGGCTCTCAAGCTTGTACGAGCGCCGAAAGCCTGTTTTATTGATCAAGAAGCGGACGGGTTGGATATTCTTGTTGAAAAGTAG
- a CDS encoding ABC transporter permease, translated as MNNMLDIWQSRLQEHIKETRMYMKYMFNDHLVIVLIFFLAGAANWYSKWVRDIPAHFPSFWVMAVLFSLVLTSSYVRTLLKEADLVFLLPLEAKMEPYLKQAFVYSFVSQLFPLIALSLVAMPLYFAVAPGASLVSYAAVFVQLLLLKAWNQVLEWRTTFQHDRSMKRMDVIIRFAANTLVLYFVFQSVYMYAIVVYVIMAAFYLYMSSSAKRKSFKWESHIESELRRKQRFYRIANLFTDVPHLRKQAKRRAYLDFLLRLVPFEQRKTFTYMFTRAFLRSSDYLGILVRLTVIFALIIMYVSASPLIAGVLTVFTIFITGVQMLPLFGHFDHLALQELYPVKKETKLKSYFSLLKTALSIQALLMSAASAYAAGITGFLYALIGSAVLIFVVLPSYMTTRLKKHGKL; from the coding sequence ATGAATAATATGCTTGATATTTGGCAGTCGCGGCTGCAGGAGCATATCAAAGAAACAAGAATGTACATGAAATATATGTTCAACGATCACCTCGTCATTGTTTTGATCTTTTTTCTCGCGGGCGCTGCAAACTGGTACAGCAAATGGGTGCGGGATATTCCCGCTCACTTTCCTTCCTTCTGGGTGATGGCTGTACTGTTTTCGCTCGTGCTGACAAGTTCTTATGTACGGACGCTTTTGAAAGAGGCTGACCTTGTCTTCTTATTGCCGCTAGAGGCAAAAATGGAGCCTTACTTAAAGCAAGCGTTTGTCTACAGTTTTGTGTCTCAGCTGTTTCCGCTGATTGCACTGAGCCTTGTTGCAATGCCGCTATATTTCGCTGTCGCACCTGGAGCTTCGCTCGTATCGTATGCGGCGGTCTTTGTCCAGCTTTTGCTGCTGAAAGCGTGGAATCAGGTGCTGGAATGGCGTACGACCTTCCAGCATGACCGAAGCATGAAACGGATGGATGTGATCATTCGCTTTGCGGCGAATACGCTTGTTCTTTATTTTGTTTTCCAATCTGTTTATATGTATGCGATTGTGGTCTATGTCATTATGGCTGCTTTTTATCTGTATATGTCTTCCTCGGCAAAACGAAAATCGTTTAAATGGGAAAGCCATATTGAGTCTGAATTGAGACGGAAGCAGCGTTTCTATCGGATTGCCAACCTGTTCACCGATGTGCCACATTTACGGAAGCAGGCGAAACGGAGAGCGTATCTCGACTTTTTGCTGCGGCTCGTGCCGTTTGAGCAGCGCAAAACGTTTACCTACATGTTCACTCGCGCCTTTTTGCGTTCAAGTGATTATTTGGGCATTCTCGTCAGATTAACGGTCATTTTCGCGCTGATTATTATGTATGTGTCGGCAAGCCCGCTGATTGCAGGGGTTTTGACTGTGTTCACCATTTTCATTACGGGCGTACAGATGCTGCCGCTGTTCGGCCACTTTGACCATCTGGCGCTTCAGGAGCTTTATCCTGTGAAAAAAGAAACGAAGCTGAAAAGTTATTTCTCTTTATTAAAAACAGCGCTTAGCATTCAAGCGCTGCTGATGTCTGCTGCATCTGCCTATGCTGCCGGCATAACAGGTTTTCTGTACGCGCTGATCGGTTCCGCGGTTCTGATTTTTGTTGTTCTGCCGTCTTATATGACCACCAGACTGAAAAAACATGGCAAGCTGTGA
- the yhzE1 gene encoding sporulation protein YhzE1: MSGGYSNGFALLVVLFILLIIVGAAYIY; encoded by the coding sequence ATGAGCGGAGGATACTCTAACGGATTCGCGTTGCTCGTAGTACTGTTCATTTTGCTTATCATCGTAGGTGCAGCTTACATCTACTAA
- a CDS encoding YtxH domain-containing protein, protein MASGRSLLTGLFVGGIIGGAAVLLTAPSSGKQLREKMKTNYDSFEETIKRLKSDGLALKDQLIKAAKESTDVIKDVSGELQTSIKKWQEEIKPHQQDLQKEIADIEEKIRQLEKTLQN, encoded by the coding sequence ATGGCGAGCGGACGTTCTCTATTAACAGGACTATTCGTAGGCGGCATCATCGGAGGAGCAGCAGTTCTTCTTACTGCGCCTTCCTCAGGAAAGCAGCTGCGTGAAAAAATGAAAACCAATTATGATTCTTTCGAAGAAACGATCAAACGCTTAAAATCAGACGGGCTTGCGTTAAAAGACCAGCTGATCAAAGCGGCAAAAGAAAGCACGGATGTCATTAAAGACGTGAGCGGCGAGCTCCAAACGTCCATTAAAAAATGGCAGGAAGAGATCAAGCCTCACCAGCAGGATCTGCAAAAAGAAATCGCTGATATTGAAGAGAAAATCAGACAGCTGGAGAAAACCTTACAAAACTAA
- the yhzE2 gene encoding sporulation protein YhzE2, with amino-acid sequence MGEVFAGGFALLVVLFILLIIIGASWLY; translated from the coding sequence ATGGGTGAAGTATTTGCAGGCGGATTCGCTTTATTGGTTGTGTTATTTATTTTATTGATTATCATCGGCGCTTCTTGGCTGTATTAA
- a CDS encoding HTH-type transcriptional regulator Hpr: MNRVEPPYDVKEALVFTQKMAQLSKALWKSIEKDWQQWLKPYDLNINEHHILWIAYQLNGASISEIAKFGVMHVSTAFNFSKKLEERGYLRFSKRLNDKRNTYVQLTEEGTEVFWSLLEEFDPTRNAVFKGSQPLYHLFGKFPEVAEMMCMIRHIYGDDFMEIFETSLTNIDNDFESVNGKLKKKAKDSAADEPAEELEPVNS; this comes from the coding sequence ATGAATCGAGTGGAACCGCCTTATGATGTGAAAGAGGCTCTGGTCTTCACCCAGAAAATGGCTCAGCTTAGCAAGGCTCTTTGGAAATCGATCGAGAAGGATTGGCAGCAATGGCTCAAACCGTATGACCTGAATATTAATGAACATCATATTTTATGGATTGCGTATCAGTTGAATGGAGCTTCCATTTCTGAAATCGCGAAATTCGGGGTCATGCACGTATCAACCGCATTCAACTTTTCAAAAAAGCTGGAAGAACGGGGATATTTAAGATTCTCCAAACGGCTGAATGATAAACGGAACACATACGTCCAATTAACTGAGGAAGGCACTGAGGTTTTCTGGAGCTTGCTTGAGGAATTTGATCCGACTCGCAACGCGGTTTTTAAAGGTTCACAGCCTCTGTATCATTTATTCGGAAAATTCCCTGAAGTGGCAGAAATGATGTGTATGATACGCCATATCTACGGCGATGATTTTATGGAAATTTTCGAAACGTCACTCACCAATATTGACAATGACTTTGAAAGCGTCAACGGAAAACTGAAGAAAAAAGCTAAAGACAGTGCGGCGGATGAACCGGCAGAAGAGCTCGAACCAGTAAACAGTTAA
- the serC gene encoding 3-phosphoserine/phosphohydroxythreonine transaminase: MERTTNFNAGPAALPLEVLQRAQKEFIDFNESGMSVMELSHRSKEYEAVHQKAKSLLIELMGIPEDYDILFLQGGASLQFSMLPMNFLTPEKTAHFVMTGAWSEKALAETKLFGNTSVTATSEADNYSFIPEVDLTDVKDGAYLHITSNNTIFGTQWQEFPNSPIPLVADMSSDILSRTIDVSKFDVIYGGAQKNLGPSGVTVVIMKKTWLQNENANVPKILKYSTHVKADSLYNTPPTFAIYMLSLVLEWLKENGGVEAVEQRNEQKAQVLYSCIDDSNGFYKGHARTDSRSRMNVTFTLRDDELTKTFVQEAKEAKMVGLGGHRSVGGCRASIYNAVSLEDCEKLAAFMKKFQQENE; encoded by the coding sequence ATGGAACGTACAACGAATTTTAACGCAGGTCCTGCAGCGCTGCCATTGGAAGTTCTGCAAAGAGCACAGAAAGAATTTATTGATTTTAACGAATCCGGCATGTCCGTTATGGAGCTTTCCCACCGCAGCAAAGAGTATGAAGCGGTGCACCAAAAAGCGAAAAGCCTTTTAATCGAACTGATGGGCATCCCCGAAGATTACGATATTTTGTTTCTTCAAGGCGGGGCAAGCCTTCAATTCTCAATGCTTCCGATGAACTTTTTAACACCTGAAAAAACCGCGCATTTTGTGATGACCGGCGCATGGTCGGAAAAAGCACTGGCAGAAACAAAATTGTTCGGAAATACGTCTGTCACTGCCACAAGTGAAGCAGACAATTATAGTTTTATTCCGGAGGTTGACCTTACAGATGTAAAAGACGGCGCGTATTTACACATCACGTCCAACAATACGATTTTCGGCACACAGTGGCAGGAATTCCCGAATTCCCCAATTCCGCTCGTCGCCGACATGTCCAGCGATATCTTGAGCAGAACAATCGATGTGTCCAAGTTTGACGTGATCTACGGAGGCGCTCAAAAGAACCTCGGCCCTTCCGGTGTGACAGTAGTCATCATGAAAAAAACGTGGCTGCAAAATGAAAATGCGAACGTTCCAAAAATCCTGAAGTATTCAACGCATGTCAAAGCGGACTCACTCTACAACACGCCGCCGACATTTGCGATTTATATGCTGAGCCTTGTTCTGGAATGGCTGAAGGAAAACGGCGGTGTTGAAGCTGTCGAACAGCGCAATGAACAAAAAGCGCAGGTTCTCTACAGCTGTATCGACGACAGCAACGGATTCTATAAAGGGCATGCCAGAACGGACAGCCGCTCACGCATGAATGTGACCTTCACGCTTCGCGATGACGAATTAACAAAAACATTCGTTCAAGAAGCAAAAGAAGCAAAAATGGTCGGCCTTGGCGGACACCGTTCAGTAGGAGGCTGCCGCGCTTCTATTTATAACGCGGTGTCTCTCGAAGACTGTGAAAAATTAGCTGCGTTCATGAAGAAATTCCAGCAGGAAAATGAGTAA
- the trpP gene encoding tryptophan transporter TrpP, whose product MKTKELVIMALFAAIGAALHSIIPPFLGGMKPDMMLIMMFMGILLFPRVQNVLVIGIVTGIISALTTAFPAGQIPNIIDKPVSAFLFFFLFLLFRKSQKTGAAAVLTAIGTILSGIVFLSSALLIVGLPGGFAALFAAVVLPAAVLNTIAMIIMYPIVQTILRRSSFMEAVK is encoded by the coding sequence ATGAAAACAAAAGAGTTAGTCATTATGGCTCTGTTTGCCGCAATCGGCGCAGCGCTCCATTCCATTATTCCGCCCTTTTTAGGCGGCATGAAACCAGATATGATGCTGATCATGATGTTCATGGGCATCCTTCTGTTCCCGCGGGTGCAAAATGTGCTCGTCATTGGAATTGTGACCGGAATCATTTCCGCGCTTACAACCGCATTTCCGGCCGGACAGATTCCTAACATCATCGATAAACCCGTATCAGCGTTTCTGTTCTTCTTTCTGTTCCTCTTGTTCAGAAAGAGCCAGAAAACAGGTGCAGCCGCTGTGCTGACAGCGATCGGGACCATCTTATCGGGAATTGTATTTTTATCGTCAGCTTTATTGATCGTCGGTTTGCCTGGCGGTTTCGCCGCATTGTTCGCAGCTGTTGTTCTGCCTGCCGCTGTACTGAATACAATCGCAATGATCATTATGTATCCGATTGTACAAACCATTTTAAGACGTTCAAGCTTTATGGAAGCTGTTAAATAA
- a CDS encoding HIT family protein, which produces MHSAENCIFCKIIAGDIPSAKVYEDEHVLAFLDISQVTKGHTLVIPKTHIENVYEFTDELAKQYFHAVPKIARAIRDEFEPIGLNTLNNNGEKAGQSVFHYHMHIIPRYGKGDGFGAVWKTHADDYKPEDLQNISSSIAKRLASS; this is translated from the coding sequence ATGCATAGTGCAGAGAATTGTATCTTTTGTAAAATTATCGCCGGCGACATTCCGTCCGCAAAGGTGTATGAAGATGAACATGTGCTGGCCTTCCTTGATATCAGCCAAGTGACAAAAGGACACACGCTTGTCATTCCGAAAACACATATCGAAAATGTGTATGAATTTACGGATGAATTAGCAAAGCAATATTTTCACGCCGTTCCGAAAATCGCCCGCGCCATTCGGGATGAATTTGAACCGATCGGCTTAAACACGCTGAACAATAACGGCGAAAAAGCAGGACAATCTGTTTTTCATTATCATATGCATATCATCCCGCGCTACGGAAAAGGAGACGGATTCGGAGCGGTTTGGAAAACGCATGCTGATGATTACAAACCGGAGGATCTGCAGAACATCTCTTCCTCTATTGCAAAACGCCTGGCCTCATCATAA
- a CDS encoding EcsC family protein gives MTDNQLLMQEALQWKMHFLRKDSMFERFSKRVQTKVNERIPEKIHTAVTESVKKMVEAMMAGSNMIAYKKDTSALSLSEKNELAKKTIASYQKVAAAEGVGTGAGGIFLGIADFPLLLSIKMKCLFTLSSIYGFDVKDSEERMFLLLVFQLAFSSDDCRKSLFSVLDNWETEKKSIDWKVFQQEYRDYIDVVKLFQLLPGVGAAVGGIANYKLLAQLGETARHVFHLRIGKETAGE, from the coding sequence ATGACAGACAATCAGCTGCTGATGCAGGAAGCCCTTCAATGGAAAATGCATTTTTTGCGAAAAGATTCCATGTTTGAACGCTTTTCGAAGCGTGTGCAAACGAAGGTGAATGAACGGATTCCCGAAAAAATCCATACAGCCGTCACCGAGAGTGTGAAAAAAATGGTGGAAGCGATGATGGCGGGCTCCAATATGATCGCCTATAAAAAGGATACAAGCGCGCTTTCGCTCAGTGAAAAGAACGAACTGGCGAAAAAAACGATTGCATCTTATCAGAAGGTGGCAGCCGCTGAGGGAGTCGGCACCGGAGCGGGCGGCATTTTTTTAGGCATTGCCGATTTTCCGCTGCTGCTTTCGATTAAAATGAAGTGTTTATTTACCTTATCCTCAATTTATGGCTTTGATGTGAAGGATTCAGAAGAAAGAATGTTTTTGCTGCTTGTATTTCAGCTTGCGTTTTCGAGTGATGACTGCCGCAAATCACTTTTTTCTGTCCTTGACAATTGGGAGACGGAGAAAAAGAGTATCGACTGGAAAGTGTTCCAGCAGGAATACCGAGATTATATCGACGTCGTAAAGCTTTTTCAGCTGTTGCCGGGAGTAGGTGCGGCAGTCGGCGGCATTGCCAATTATAAGCTGCTTGCTCAGCTTGGCGAGACAGCAAGACACGTTTTTCATTTGAGAATAGGAAAGGAAACAGCCGGAGAATAA
- the ecsA gene encoding ABC transporter ATP-binding protein EcsA, whose amino-acid sequence MSLLSVNDVTGGYTRNPVLKNVSFTLEPNQIVGLIGLNGAGKSTTIRHIIGLMDPHKGSIELNGKTFAEDPEGYRSQFTYIPETPVLYEELTLMEHLELTAMAYGLSKETMEKRLPPLLKEFRMEKRLKWFPAHFSKGMKQKVMIMCAFLAEPALYIIDEPFLGLDPLAINALLERMNEAKKGGASVLMSTHILATAERYCDSFIILHNGEVRARGTLSELREQFGMKDAALDDLYLELTKEDAGHE is encoded by the coding sequence ATGTCTCTGCTATCGGTAAATGATGTAACCGGCGGATATACAAGAAATCCGGTTTTGAAAAACGTGTCATTCACCCTTGAACCGAATCAAATTGTCGGCTTAATCGGGCTGAACGGCGCAGGTAAAAGTACAACAATCAGACATATCATCGGGCTGATGGACCCGCATAAAGGATCGATCGAATTAAACGGAAAAACCTTTGCTGAGGATCCGGAAGGCTACCGTTCACAATTCACCTATATACCTGAAACACCTGTTTTATATGAAGAGCTGACACTGATGGAGCATCTTGAATTAACAGCCATGGCATACGGCCTGTCAAAAGAAACGATGGAGAAAAGGCTGCCGCCGCTTTTAAAGGAATTCCGAATGGAAAAGAGGCTGAAGTGGTTCCCGGCTCATTTTTCTAAAGGGATGAAGCAGAAGGTTATGATCATGTGCGCATTTTTGGCAGAGCCGGCACTCTACATTATTGATGAGCCTTTTCTAGGGCTTGATCCGCTTGCGATTAACGCGCTGCTTGAACGGATGAATGAAGCGAAAAAGGGCGGGGCGAGCGTGCTGATGTCAACGCACATATTGGCAACGGCAGAACGATATTGTGATTCGTTTATTATTTTACATAACGGCGAGGTGCGGGCGCGCGGCACGCTGTCCGAGCTCAGAGAGCAGTTTGGAATGAAGGACGCGGCGCTGGACGATTTGTATCTTGAGCTTACAAAGGAAGACGCCGGCCATGAATAA
- a CDS encoding YhaI family protein, translating into MDSMDHRIERLEYYIQLLVKTVDMDRYPFYALLIDKGLSREEGEEVMRICVELSEELAAQKAQGFVTFDKLLALFAGQLNEKLDVHETIFALYEQGLYQELMEVFIGIMKHFD; encoded by the coding sequence ATGGATTCGATGGATCATCGCATTGAGCGATTAGAATATTACATACAATTATTAGTGAAAACAGTAGATATGGACAGGTACCCTTTCTATGCGCTTCTGATTGACAAAGGGCTGAGCAGGGAAGAAGGGGAAGAGGTCATGAGGATATGCGTTGAATTGTCGGAAGAGCTGGCAGCACAAAAAGCGCAAGGATTTGTAACCTTCGATAAGCTCCTTGCGCTTTTTGCCGGACAGCTGAATGAAAAATTAGATGTTCATGAAACGATTTTTGCCCTGTATGAGCAGGGGCTTTATCAAGAGCTGATGGAAGTCTTTATCGGCATCATGAAGCACTTTGATTAA